The Clostridiales bacterium FE2011 sequence AACCAGTATCATGACCAGGTGACCGGTACTATCTGGACGGGGCGGACGTCACCGTTTTCCTTCCGCAACACGTATACCGCCAGATCGTCCATCACGATCACCGGGACGAAGCGCCTGCGGGGCCGGGAGCAGAAGGCAAAGGAATTCGCCTTCAACCTGAGCGACTACAACAAATTTAACGACTACGGCTATGAAAACGACAGCTATGGGCAGGTCATCGCCACAGTGAAGACCGGCAAGAGCCGGGGCACGGTGACCGAGGACGATGGCACAAAGACCGGGCTCGCCCTGTTCACCTTCCGGGCATCGTACGACGGCTACAGCACGTATGAGATGAACGAGTACGGCGGGAAGAAGGTCCTGCATTACAGGGCGGAAGAGGCCCTGCCCACCGGCGCACAGGTCAACGGGGACGGGAGCGTGACTTTCAAGAACGTCACCTATGACACGGCCCGGAAGGACGTGACGGTGACGCTCACGGATAACATGGACGGCACCCTGAAGGTCACGTCGACCCCGCTGGTGTTCACGAACACCTACCGCCCGCAGAAGAACATTGCCCTGACGGCACACAAGGAACTGGTGGGACGGACGCTGCAGCCGGACGAATTTTCCTTCGAGGTTCAGCGGAGCGGGGCCGCGGCCGACTCGGCTCCCATCGCCCGGGGCAAGAATGACGCGGACGGAAATATCACCTTCACGCCGGAGATCACCCTGACGGAACGGGACCTGGCCGCAATCTCCGCGGAGACCGGCATCGGGGAAGTGAAGTTCCTCATCAGCGAGGTGCAGGGAACGGACCCGACTGTGGCCTATATGACCACGCCGGCCGAAGCCGTCGTGCAGATCGGCCTGGCAGCAGACGGGGAAGTTCTGGCGGCGCTTCCGGGACAGACGCTGACATACCAGGAGGCGGACTGCGAGAGCTGCGGCGGCAGCGGCGAGGTGGGCGGCCTGACCGCGGCACTGCTGCATTTCAACGAGTCAAACACCGGACTGGAAAGCGCCGGATCAATCCGGCTGGCAGCATGTTTCAGCAGCGAGTACATGGATATCTGCCAGAACTGCGGCGGCACCGGATATAATGATTCAGGCACCCCGTGCGGTACATGCAGCGGGAATGGCATTTCCCTGAAGACCGAGAACGGAATTGAAACGCTTCATACCCCTGACGGGAAAGTGTTCCTGGCGGTGTTTGAAATTATGCCGCTGGAGACGGCTCTTTATATGGCAAGGATGGACGCCTCCGAGTTTCCGTCGACATCGTACTGGGGGCTCCTCACATATATGTTCACGAAAGAACAGTGGACTGCCGCAAACGGAGATCTGAATGTGCTGCAAGACATAGTGGATACCGCGGCCATTCTCTACCTGGCGGAGGGCGACGGCGAGTGCACAGCCTGCCACGGCACCGGAAAGGTGAAAGGCGAACCACGCATCGAAGGCGAACCGGAGCCTGTGGCCCTAGTGAACCACCTGAAGACCGGGATCCGGTTCACGGCAGAAAAGCTGATGGACGGGCAGCCCGCGGCGGAGCCTTTTGAGTTTGTGCTGCTGGAGACAGATGAAACCAGAAGGACAGAAACGGAAATTGCCCGGACAAAGAACGGAACGGACGGCAAAATCCAGTTTGAGAATGTATATGTGGATCCGGTCCCTGCCGGCGATCGTTACTATGTGATCCGGGAAGCGGAAGGAACCAATCCAGCGGTGGAATATGATACCGGCGAAGATCTGTACAAGGTGACTGTTATCAGTTCCCCGGACGGCATTCATACCGTGGAACAGAAACTGATGTCCGGTGACGGCGTCTTCCGGAACACCCGGAAGGCCGGATCGCTGGCCATTGAAATCAAGACAAAGGGATATACAAGACCCTGGTGGGCACTGAACTGGGAGCCTCCCAAATTCAAGGTGAATGTGCTCCTGAAGGACCGTGAGGGAAGACCACTGGCGGGTTATCCGCTACCGGGAACAAAGGGAAAAGTGAGACTCTCCGCAAAAGCGGGAGATATGACAACCGTATCGGACGTCCTGGTCAGGGCGGAAAGCATCGAACAGAATGTGACGGACAGCGACGGCCGGGGAACCATCCTGATTGAAGGCGGCAGTACCGCTGTGATTACCGGCCTTCCGGACGGAGCTACCTATGAGGTTTCCCAGCCGACGGACAGCATGCCCAAGGGCTTCAGCCAGGGCAGTGCGGAAGGAGCCACAGGAACCATCAGGGCCGGTCAGGAGAGCAAGGCAACCTTCGAAAACAACTATCAGGGCGAGGAAGAGCCGCCGGCACCGACAACGGAGCAGCCGAAGCCTTCGGCGGAACCGACGCCTTCCGATAAGCCTGTGGACGGGCCTACCGTGAACCCTACAGACGAACCGACTGTAAAGCCGACAGGGGAGCCGACCACAAAGCCGACAGAATCTCCGAAGGCCGGACCTACCGCGACTCCTGCTCCGACAAATACCCCCAAGCCGCAGGAGGTTCCGAAGACGGGAGATACGGATAACCCGATTGTGTGGGTGGGATTGATCCTGGTTGGACTGATCGGGATCGGCAGCTTGACACTGGGCAAATTCCGGAAAAAGAAATAAACGGACAGGACGTCCAAAGAAAGAAGTACCGGCAGTTTATGCCGGTACTTCCTTTTTTGATACATTATTGTTTCCTGCGGATATACATGAGGACGAAATTCAGGATCTGATCCAGGCCTTTAGAGAGGAATTCCTTATCCCGGATGCCGTATTCATGGCCGGTATTAAACCAGTCTTCCCAGGCTTCATCATAGCATTCAGCTTCGGTGACTTCTATATCACACTGGCTGCCGCACTCCTTTTCCAGCAGGGATTTCCACCAGGAGACCGTTTTGAAGCACAGGGCATCGTCGCCTTCAGCCCAGGTTTCAAACAGGGCACGCAGCTCACCCCGGGGCTCTTCCCGGAGGCCGGGGACCGCGATCATGACGGTGCCGCCCAGCCGGATAAAAGGCAGGATTTTATCCGCGAAGACGCCTTCCTTACACCCGAAGTAGTGATAGGAATC is a genomic window containing:
- a CDS encoding methyltransferase domain-containing protein, with the translated sequence MNTLNKYSQYFTKDYLMGPNSFRLLEELLRRSPADGCYDRTLDLGCGMALTSVFLANETPAKSVYAFDLWVDAADNLKRIRSLGLEDKIIPIHGDALDMPFARGYFDTIVSVDSYHYFGCKEGVFADKILPFIRLGGTVMIAVPGLREEPRGELRALFETWAEGDDALCFKTVSWWKSLLEKECGSQCDIEVTEAECYDEAWEDWFNTGHEYGIRDKEFLSKGLDQILNFVLMYIRRKQ